TTTTATGGCAAAGATAATAAATATTTACGTCATTTCATACTTAACTTAACACTAGATGATTTTTTCAAAATAAAACTTAATATTCCAAAAAACAATATTAAACTAAATATTAAAATAGTTTCCATACTTATCCTCATTAATCAACATTTGTAATATCCTGATGAATAAATAATAATTCTTTAACTAGTGCATCCAACTGAATCGGATTAACTATCAGATTTTTTGATAGTAAATTTAAAAATACTCCCCTTGCCGTATTCGCTTTCGATCCAAATTTTACCTTTGTGTGCTTCAATTATTTCGCGACAAATCCACAAACCTAACCCTGTGCCTTTGATATGTTTAGAATCCGGTTCATCAACACGGGAAAACTTTTGAAATAATTTGTCCTGATACTCAGGTTTAATTCCGATACCCTCATCGGAGATAATAAACAGAATTTCATCTCCATCCTGCTCAACCACGTTGATAGCTACCTTTCCACCTGCCGGTGAATATTTTATAGCATTTGATAGAAGATTTTGAACAACCTGCCTGAGCTTCGGATGGTCTCCCTTAATAAACGACGCATTCGGATCGATATTGTAAGTGATAGTATGCCTATTTGATGTTCGCACAGAAACCAATGCATCCTGAATAAGCCGTTCAACATTCACAACTTTGAAAGCAATACTCACTTGCCCCGATTCGATGCGGGTAATCGACAAAGTATCTTCGGCTAATTGGTTCAACCGGTTGGCTTGAGTTACGATGAGTTGCATATATTCCTTAAAGCGTGGATTATTCTGAATATCTTCGTTTTTCAAGAGTGCTTTACCAGCGAGGATGATGCTTGATAATGGAGACCTGAAATCGTGCGAAACGATGCTTATAAATTCCGATTTCAAGGTATCTAATTCTGTAAGTTTTTGATTGGCAAATTTTATCTCTTCGTAGAGTTTGGCATTCGCAATAGCACTGGCAATCTGGTCGCACAAAGTTTGTAAAACAAGCACGTCCATTTCATCGAACGCGAACATTTTTTTGTCCTCGATATTCAACACCCCAACCAGCATTGCACCAACCTTGATAGGCAAAGCAAGTTCGGAACGCGTATTGTGGTTTTCAATTGATTTATATCGTGGGTCCTGCGCAACATCGTTTGCCAATATATATTCGCCATGCTTGGCTACCCATCCGATTATACCCTCACCGATATTTTGAGTGTAATCGCCCGGAAGCAGATCTAAATAATTACCTGAATGAGCTTTCAATATCAAATCGGAATTTTCTTCGGAAAGTAAAAACAGGGTTACGTCGAAGTAATTAAAATTTTGTTGTATTGCCTCAGCAGTCGAAACCAACAAATCATCAATATCGAGTGTCGAGTTCAATATTTTTGATATTTCGTTTGTCGATTCGATTTGAGTTATACGTTTTTTCGCATCTTCAACAAAATTTGCATTTTTAAGCGATACAGCTATTTGCAGACCATACAATTGTGCAATCACCAAATCGTCCTCGGTGTAATTATCTTCGTTCACCGAGCCAAATATTAAAGCGCCAACCTGATCTTGACCGCTTCTAATAGGAACCGCAAGAAAACTTTTTATACCGAACTCTTCAAACTTTCCCTCAAACGAATTACTATGTCCTACACATTTTTTAGCATTACAAATTACCGGCGATTGATTCCTTATTACCCAACCAGGTAAACCTTCTTCTACGCTAAAGTAAGTTTCATTTAATCCGGTTGCATCAGCAATTGGCGAAAGTGTTACAATACTATAAAACGTATGGACAGGACTTAAATATGCAAGTGATAATACATCGAATTCCATTAACCATTTAGATTCCTTCCGTAAGATATCATATATCTCGGCACGGTTGCCGACAGCATCTATTTGAAGAGTTATCTCGATCAGTGTATTTAACCTTTGAGTTAAACCATATCCTTTGATAAGCTTATTATCTTCTAATACAGATTTTTTATTTTTTGTTTTCATACTAATTACTGATTTTTACCTGTCCGATATTTATCGGTTGCTCATTGATATTAATTAATTTTTGTTGAATATTTTCTGCCCCTGTTTTTGATGCTACTATCACTAATCCAATTCCTAAATTAAATGTGCGACGCATTTCTTCCTCGGGAATCTCTCCGAGTCGCTGCATCAAATTAAAAATCGGATATCTATCCCACCCGAACCAATCAATCTCCAATTCCAATCCCTTCGGAATCAGACGCATAGTATTATTTTTTATTCCACCACCGGTTATATGGGCGATTGCGTGAACATCAGATAAATCTTTTATTTCTTTTATCGGATTTAAATACGAACGATGAGTTGTTAAAAGGCAATCACCTAATCGCATTCCTAAATCATCAATGAAATCGTCAATTTCATATTTTTCGAACAAGACCGAACGTGCAAGCGAGTAACCATTGGTATGCAAACCCGTTGAAGGGAGTCCAATCAGAACATCTCCGTCTTTTACTTTTTTACCGTTGATAATTTTTGCTTTTTCTACAATACCGAGAATTGTTCCTGCCAAGTCGTATTCATCTTCGTGATAGATGCCGGGCATCTCGGCAGTTTCGCCGCCAATCAAGGCACAGTTATTTTCGCGGCAGGCTTTAACCAAGCCATCCATAATTTGCTCGCCAACCTGTTGATTTAATTTTCCAGCAGCGTAATAATCAAGGAAGAATAAAGGTGTGGCCCCGCATACTGAAATATCGTTCACACAATGATTTACCAAATCTTGTCCGATTGTGTCATGCTTGTTCAACATAAAGGCAATTTTTAGCTTCGTCCCAACACCATCGACACTTGAAACTAATACAGGATGTTTATAATTTTCAAACTTCGCATCATAGAAAGCGCCGAACAAGCCGATATCAGAAAGAACTAATTTTGAAAAGGTTGACCGGGCTTTGAGTTTGAGTTTATTTACAAACTCGTCGCCTGCATCAATGCTAACTCCGGCAGATTTATATGTTTTGGACAATATTAAAATGAATAATTATGAATTTTACTAAACTCAATTAAACATTATTTATGTAAAAATGCAAAATTGCACAATAACCAATTTGTGAGTATATTTTTAATAAATTTTATTAAATACTATGAAAACTGTAACTATACGCAAGACTAAAGAGCAAATTCCCGTCGGGACAATAATTTGCATCGGACGCAACTACATTGAACACGCAAAAGAGATGCAAGCTGACATACCCGATAAACCGGTTATTTTTCTAAAACCGCCATCTGCAATAATTTATAACGACGATAATATTATAATCCCAAATATATCCAACGAAATGCATCACGAAGTCGAGTTGGTTGTTGTGATTGGTAAAGGCGGCAAAAGCATCCCTGCATCCGAGGCAAATTCACACATATTAGGTTATGCTGTTGGACTCGATATGACGCTTCGTGATGTTCAAGCAGAAGCCAAGAAAAAAGGATTACCCTGGACTGTTGCGAAAGGATTCGATACATCAGCGCCGATTTCAGAAGTTTTGTTAAAAGACGAAATTCCTGAACCACACAACCTGAATTTAGTTTGCCGTGTGAATGGCAACGTCCGGCAACAATCGAACACTGATAAAATGATTTTCAGCGTTCATAAATTGATTGAATATATTTCTTCAATAATTACACTTGATCGGGGCGATCTCATCTACACAGGTACACCTGAAGGTGTGAGCCAGGTTAATAACGGCGATACAATCGAAGCCGAACTTGCAGGTTACATCAAAATCACTCACAATGTTAAATCAGAAACAAAGTAGTTTTAATGATCAAAAATTTTTCTATCTATATATTTGTTCTCATATTTGCTTGTGCTCTTTTATTTTTTGGTTTCTTCTCTCCGTCAGAAAACAAAAACGAACCAGCGATTCCATCTTCTCCGAATGCAATAAATGAAATTTACGATAAGTTCGATTCGTTTACTTCCGATGCGGAAAAATATATTTGGCCCACAGATGCAAGCAACCGAGTTACATCCTCGTTCGCAGAATTCAGAAACAATCACTTTCACGGCGGTATCGATGTAAGCACGAATAAAAAAACCGGATTCAGGGTATTCGCATCGCGCGAAGGTTACGTTGCACGAATCCGTATAATGCCCGATGGTTACGGGAAAATGCTTTATGTAAAACATCCCGACGGTTACTATACTACTTACGCTCACCTTAAAACCTTCAACAACGAAATCAACGAGTTTGTGCAAGAAGCACAATACAAACTGCAATCGTTTTACATCGACATTATGCTTGACCCTGAAATAATGCCTGTCAGAAGTGGCGATGTTATTGCCTACACGGGTGACACAGGTGCAGGTCCCCCGCATTTACATTTTGAAATACGGGATGAAAATCTGAATCCCGTTAATCCGTTTTTATTTCAAAACTTATACATTAGCGACAATCGTCCTCCTATAATTAAGAAAATTTTTGTAGCACCAGCTGGAATGAATTCGGAAGTTTTCGGAAAAATTACTCCTTACTTTTATAACAACCGAAACCGTGGTGGCATAAATTTAACAATCGCACAAACCATTCCGGTATCGGGCGATGTCCGCTTGGGAATCGAAGCGATTGATTTAGCTAACGAAGCTTCGAACCGATCGGGAATTTACAGCATCGAATTAATGCTGAACGACAGCTTAATCTACAAGGTAAAATTCGACCGCTTCCCCGACGCAGAAGCAAAACAAATTTTGCTCCATTATGATTTGCAAATGTTATACGCGGGCGATGGACAATTTCAAAAACTTTATGTTGAAGAAGGAAACCTTCTCCCTATTTACAATCGTATGCCTTACGGAAGCGGTATTATTAAAACTGAAACTATGCAGGAAGGGTTGTACACATTTAAGATTTCTGTAAAAGATTTCTCGGATAACGAAACTACACTCGAAGGAAAAATTTTAATCAGCCGGAAACCTGATATCCAAATTCAAAATATTTTAGATGGTCAACTCACTTTAACAGGAAGTAATCTTAATTCCATCGAGCAGATTTTGGTTTTCGGTAAATCGTCAGGTCAGGCGAATTGGAAACGGCACACGATACATAACGGACTTTTAAAAAGGAACGGTCCAAATATTATGTTACCTTTCGATGTAAATAAATATGCTATCTTGAAAATTGTTGCTGAAAACAAGTTCGGTATTGATTCGCCGCCTGTTTATCACTTCAACCGTAAATTCGATGGGGGTAATTACAATAATATCAAAATCGTTCGCGAACACTTTCAGGATTTTATTAATCTAACAATTACAACTGCCGGCTATTTCACAGATGTTCCTGTAGTTCAAATTTTGGAAGGAACTAAATCTAATTCCATCCAACTAAAAGCAGTAGAATTGAATAAATACAGCGGTTCATTCATTCCCGATATTTCACATTGGGGGGGGAAATTCATCAAAGTTAAAGCCGAAGTTAATGGTAAATTTGTAGAATTATCTGAAACCTTTTTTCTCTATCCGATTGCACCCAACAAATCGGATGAGTTCTCAATTGCTAACGGTAATTTAAAAATCGCTTTCGATTCGGGAGCTGTGTTCAAACCACTTTTCGTTACACTCGATTCAGCATTTTCTGA
Above is a window of Bacteroidota bacterium DNA encoding:
- the purM gene encoding phosphoribosylformylglycinamidine cyclo-ligase, giving the protein MSKTYKSAGVSIDAGDEFVNKLKLKARSTFSKLVLSDIGLFGAFYDAKFENYKHPVLVSSVDGVGTKLKIAFMLNKHDTIGQDLVNHCVNDISVCGATPLFFLDYYAAGKLNQQVGEQIMDGLVKACRENNCALIGGETAEMPGIYHEDEYDLAGTILGIVEKAKIINGKKVKDGDVLIGLPSTGLHTNGYSLARSVLFEKYEIDDFIDDLGMRLGDCLLTTHRSYLNPIKEIKDLSDVHAIAHITGGGIKNNTMRLIPKGLELEIDWFGWDRYPIFNLMQRLGEIPEEEMRRTFNLGIGLVIVASKTGAENIQQKLININEQPINIGQVKISN
- a CDS encoding fumarylacetoacetate hydrolase family protein, with the protein product MKTVTIRKTKEQIPVGTIICIGRNYIEHAKEMQADIPDKPVIFLKPPSAIIYNDDNIIIPNISNEMHHEVELVVVIGKGGKSIPASEANSHILGYAVGLDMTLRDVQAEAKKKGLPWTVAKGFDTSAPISEVLLKDEIPEPHNLNLVCRVNGNVRQQSNTDKMIFSVHKLIEYISSIITLDRGDLIYTGTPEGVSQVNNGDTIEAELAGYIKITHNVKSETK
- a CDS encoding M23 family metallopeptidase, producing the protein MIKNFSIYIFVLIFACALLFFGFFSPSENKNEPAIPSSPNAINEIYDKFDSFTSDAEKYIWPTDASNRVTSSFAEFRNNHFHGGIDVSTNKKTGFRVFASREGYVARIRIMPDGYGKMLYVKHPDGYYTTYAHLKTFNNEINEFVQEAQYKLQSFYIDIMLDPEIMPVRSGDVIAYTGDTGAGPPHLHFEIRDENLNPVNPFLFQNLYISDNRPPIIKKIFVAPAGMNSEVFGKITPYFYNNRNRGGINLTIAQTIPVSGDVRLGIEAIDLANEASNRSGIYSIELMLNDSLIYKVKFDRFPDAEAKQILLHYDLQMLYAGDGQFQKLYVEEGNLLPIYNRMPYGSGIIKTETMQEGLYTFKISVKDFSDNETTLEGKILISRKPDIQIQNILDGQLTLTGSNLNSIEQILVFGKSSGQANWKRHTIHNGLLKRNGPNIMLPFDVNKYAILKIVAENKFGIDSPPVYHFNRKFDGGNYNNIKIVREHFQDFINLTITTAGYFTDVPVVQILEGTKSNSIQLKAVELNKYSGSFIPDISHWGGKFIKVKAEVNGKFVELSETFFLYPIAPNKSDEFSIANGNLKIAFDSGAVFKPLFVTLDSAFSEGRTVYSLNPQDVLLNKGIRVSMKSNNPNDALYIVRKRDWVFQNKSANSNFLTTTLTRTLTDVGLFEDGTKPFISNLKLRTRNRRPSIAFRFGDVMSGIDYKNFRMYINNDLIIPEIEGSRLWYDANNPLPKGNHTLRIDISDKAGNQNEFVTNFRVK
- a CDS encoding GAF domain-containing protein, which produces MKTKNKKSVLEDNKLIKGYGLTQRLNTLIEITLQIDAVGNRAEIYDILRKESKWLMEFDVLSLAYLSPVHTFYSIVTLSPIADATGLNETYFSVEEGLPGWVIRNQSPVICNAKKCVGHSNSFEGKFEEFGIKSFLAVPIRSGQDQVGALIFGSVNEDNYTEDDLVIAQLYGLQIAVSLKNANFVEDAKKRITQIESTNEISKILNSTLDIDDLLVSTAEAIQQNFNYFDVTLFLLSEENSDLILKAHSGNYLDLLPGDYTQNIGEGIIGWVAKHGEYILANDVAQDPRYKSIENHNTRSELALPIKVGAMLVGVLNIEDKKMFAFDEMDVLVLQTLCDQIASAIANAKLYEEIKFANQKLTELDTLKSEFISIVSHDFRSPLSSIILAGKALLKNEDIQNNPRFKEYMQLIVTQANRLNQLAEDTLSITRIESGQVSIAFKVVNVERLIQDALVSVRTSNRHTITYNIDPNASFIKGDHPKLRQVVQNLLSNAIKYSPAGGKVAINVVEQDGDEILFIISDEGIGIKPEYQDKLFQKFSRVDEPDSKHIKGTGLGLWICREIIEAHKGKIWIESEYGKGSIFKFTIKKSDS